A segment of the Sphingomonas cannabina genome:
GGTGATCATCCCCTGCCATCGCGTCCAGCGTGGCGACGGCAGCATCGGTGGCTATGCCTATGGCGTCGACCGCAAGCTCGCGCTCAGAAAACGCGAAGGAGCGAAGTGATGACCTATCGTATCCGCGGGCTCGATCCCGCGCCGTTCCGCCACCTCTACGGCCTGGACGATGCGGCGCTGGCGGCCGAGCAGGTCGTCCGCATGAAGGTGACGGCGAAGCCCGATGCGCCGTGCCGGGTGGAGCTCGTCGACGTCGATCCGGGCGAGACGGTGCTGCTGGTCAACTACGAGCACCTGCCGGTCGCGACGCCCTATCGCAGCGCGCATGCCATCTTCGTGCGCGAGGGCGCGGAGGACGCGGCCGAGTTCGTCGACACGATACCTGAGCCGCTGGCGATCCGGCTGCTGTCGGTGCGGGCGTTCGACGCCGACGGCATGATGACCGACGCCGACGTGTTCGAGGGCAGCGAGCTCGACCGGCGGATCGAGGAATTCTTCGCCGATCCGCGCGTCGCCTATCTCCACGCCCACAATGCCGGACGCGGCTGTTTCGCCGCGCGGATCGATCGCGCCTGACCGGTCAGGGCACCGCCTTGCACGAATAGACCAGCCGCTCGTTCCAGCGCTGCGGCAGCGACGAGCGGATCGCCGACTGCTGGCTGGCGAGCGCCGCGCGGGCGGCGGGATCGGCCGAGCAGGTCTTGAGCGTCACGCCCTTGCGGAGCTCGCGGGCGCGGCTCATCGCCTCGTCGCCGAGCAGGTAGCGGGTACTGGTGTAGGTCCGCGTCGCCGGCTGATAGCCGAGGACCGAGACGGTCGCCTCCTCGTCGGGCACCAGCACGCGTTCCCAGCCGCCGTGACCGTCCTCGGCATATTGGGTGCGGCCGTTGATGCAGCCGTCGCCGCCGTAGCTCAGCGCCACATTCTGCGTCGCGCTCACCGTCACGCGGCTGCGCGCGGGATCGAGCGTGCAGATCATCCTGCCGGTGCCGGAATCGGCGGCTGTCGTCCGAGTCTTGGGCGCGGCGACCTTGACCGATGCGGGATCGAAGCCCGGGCGCAGGAAGAAGACGATCACCGCCACGGCCATCAGCGCGCCGCCAGCGATTGCCGCCTGCCGTGCGCGCGGATCGCGGCGCGTCGCGAGCAATCCGGCGCCACCGAGCCCGAGTGCGCCCAGCACCAGCAGAAGCGTCGCGCCGCCGATGAAATTCTCGCGGATCGTCAGGTTGCGGTCGCGCGCCTGGTCGAGCGCAGCCTCGCGGTCGGCGCGGGTCTGCGCCGCGACGGCGGCCGCGTCGGCCTCGGCCTGCTCGCGCGCGCTGGCAGCGGCGGCGCTGTCGGCGGCGAGCCGGTCCTCGATCGAGAGGCAGGGCACGCCGACCGAGGCGACCGGCTGCTTCGCCTCCCGCAGGAACGCGGTCAGCTCCGAATCGGCGATGGCGAAGCCGAAGTTCGCGTCGCCCTGCTCGCCGTTGGTGATCGCCGAATTGACCCCGATCACGCGCCCGCAGCGGTCGAGCAGCGGTCCGCCGGAGTTGCCGCGCGCGATGTTGGCGGTGTGGAGCAGCATGTTGACCCCGGCGATCGACCGCGCGCCCGAATAGACGCCCTGCGAGCGTACCGGCGACTGCGGCCTGATGAAGTCGCTCATCGACTGGGCGGTGGCGACGTCGACGTTGCCGGGATAGCCGAGCGCGATCAGCGCGTCGCCCTCGTCGGCAGGACCTGCATAGAGCGTCAGCGGCGGCAGGCTCACGCCCGAGAATTCGATGAGCGCCAGGTCGCGCGCGGGATCGACCGCGATCAGCTTGCCCTGATAGCTCTTGTCGCCCGCCGAGGGGACGACGCCGATCAGGACGTTGTCGGGATAGCGCGCCGCCGGCTCGACGACATGGGCGTTGGTGACGATCCGGTTGGGCGCGACGGCGAAGCCGCTGCCGTGGCCGAAGCCGACCACCTCACCCTCGACCACCGCGATGGTGACGACCCGCACCACGCCGCGCCCGGCGGCAGCGATGTCGTCGGCGTGCGCCGGAGTCGCGAAGGCCAGCAGGGCGAACAGGGCGAGCAGGAACCGCACCTGCGCGCGTGTCGCAGGTCGTGGCGGGGCTTGCAAGGCGCCATGACGTCACGACACGGGTTGTTACAGGAAGTTATAGGGATCGACGTCCACCGCCACCCGCACCTTCGCGGGCCAATCCAGTGCGCCCAGCCAGTCGCGGATCACGTCCTGCACGTCGAGCTGCCGTGTCGCATGTACCAGCAGGCGGAAGCGATGGCGGCCGCGCAGCATCGCGAGCGGGGCGGGGGCCGGGCCGAACACGTCCATCCCGTCGACCTCCGGCGCGGCGCGGGCGATGACGCGGGCGGTCTCATCAGCGGCGGCTTTGTCCTCGCTCGACACCACGATGGCGGCGAAGCGGCCGAACGGCGGTGCGTCGGCGTCGCGTCGTGCTTCGGTCTCGGCAGCGTAGAAGGCTTCGGCATCGCCCGAGACCAGCGCCTCGATCACGCGAGCCTTGGGCGCATGGGTCTGGACCAGCACCGTGCCCGGCTTCTCGCCGCGGCCGGCGCGGCCGGCGACCTGCATGATCTGCTGGAAGGTGCGCTCCGCGGCGCGCAGGTCGCCGCCTTCGAGGCCGAGGTCGGCGTCGATCACCCCGACCAGCGTCAGATTGGGGAAGTGATAGCCCTTGGTGACGAGCTGGGTGCCGACGACGATGTCGATATCGCCCGCTTCCATCCGCCCGACGAACTCCGCCGCCTTGGCCGGCGACCAGATGGTGTCGGAGGTGACGATCGCAATCTTCGCGTCCGGGAACAGCGCCCTGGCCTCGTCGGCGATGCGCTCGACGCCGGGGCCGCAGGCGACCAGGCTGTCCTCGCTCTCGCATTCCGGGCAGGCGCGCGGCGTCGGGATGACGTGACCGCAATGATGGCAGGCAAGGCGGCGGATCAGCCGGTGCTCGACCATCCAGGCGGTGCAGTTGGGGCATTGGAAGCGATGCCCGCAGGTCCGGCACAAGGTGAGCGGCGCGTAGCCGCGGCGGTTGAGGAACAGCAGCACCTGCTCACCGCGCTCCAGCGTCTCGTCGATCGCGCGGACGAGGCGCGGGGCGATCCAGCGGCCGCGCTCGGGCGGCTCGGCGAGCAGGTCGATCGCCTCGATCGCCGGCAGCTCGGCCTTGCCATAGCGGCCGGGCAGCTTGAGCTCGCGATAGCGGCCGAGCTCGACCTGATGGCGTGTCTCGATCGCCGGGGTGGCGGAGGCGAGCACCACGGGGCAGCCTTCAAAACGTCCACGCATCACCGCGACGTCGCGGGCGTGGTAATGGACGCCGTCCTCCTGCTTGAAGCTGGTCTCGTGCGCCTCGTCGACCACGATCAGGCCGAGCCTGGGGTAGGGCAGGAACAGTGCCGATCGGGCGCCGACCACCACCTTGGCCTGTCCGGCCGCGATCTGGCGCCAGGCGCGGCGGCGCTGCGACTGCCTGAGGCCGGAGTGCCACGCCACCGGCTCGACGCCGAACCGCGCGTGGAAGCGTTTGAGGAACGGCTCGGTCAGGGCGATCTCGGGCAACAGCACGAGCGCCTGCTTGCCCTCGCGCAGCGCCTCGGCGACGCCTTCCAGATAGACCTCGGTCTTGCCTGATCCGGTGACGCCGTCGAGCAGAAACGGCTCGAAATCCTTCGCTGCGACGGATGCCTGGAGGATGCCGGCGGCATAGGCCTGATCCTTGGTGAGCTCAGGAGGGGCATGGTTCGGATCGGGCTCGGGATAGGGGCTGTCAAGGTCGACCGCGATCCCCTCCAGCGCGCCGGCCTTGACCAATCCGCGGATCACGCCCTCGGAGACATCGGCGATCGTCGCGAGCTCGCGGATCAGGCCCTGGCGATCGCCGATCCGTTCCAGCGCCTGCTCGCGTTGCGCGGTCATGCGGTCGGGCGGTTCGCCGGTCGCGCGATACTCGACGATGGTCTTGCCGCCCTCCAGCGCCGAAGTGGAGGACAGCGCCATCCTCAGCACCGCTGCGAGCGGCGCGAGATAATAGTCGGCGGTCCATTCGACGAGCCGGCGGAGGGGCGCCGGGATCGGCGGTGCATCGGCGACCGCGAGCAGGTTGCGCAGCCGGTTGTCGCCGACCTCTTCGGTCGCGAGCCGATCCGGTTCCCAAGCCACGCCGAGCAGCTGGCGCGGCCCCAGCGGCGCGACCACGATCGAGCCCGGCTCGACCTCCATGCCGTGCGGCACGCGATAGTCGAGCGGTCCCAGCGCCGAATTCATGACAATCACGCGTGCCCGTGCCATCACCCCCACCTAGGATGGCCGGCGCCTGAGGGGAACAGGGGACGATGATCGAGACCGAACGGCTGCTGCTGCGCGAGATCGTGCCGGCCGACGCGCCGTTCGTGCTCGAGCTGCACACCGATCCGGATTTCCGCGCCAACATCGGCGATCGCGGCGTCCACGACCTCGCCAGTGCCGAGCGCTATGTCGAAGAAAGACCTCGGGCGAGCTATGCCCGGCACGGTTTCGGCATGTGGGCGGTCGAGGGCAAGGCCGAGGGCGTGCCGCTCGGTATGTGCGGGCTGCTCAAGCGCGACTGGCTCGATCATGTCGATCTCGGCTACGCCTTCCTGCCGGCGGGTCGCGGCCGGGGCTATGCGCTGGAGGCCGCACGCGCGACGATGGAATGGGCAGCTGCGCAAGGCCTCGCGCCGGTGTTGGCGATCGTCAATCCGGACAATCTCAGGTCGCTCGCACTGCTCGACCACCTCGGTTTCGCACGGCGCGGGCGGGTCGAGCCGCCGGGCGAAACGCACTCGGTGCTGCTGCTTCAGAAGGAATAGTTGAACGCGAAGGTCATCGCGTGATCCATGCGGTCGCGCGCACCGCGCCGGCCGAAGCGGAGTTGGTTGAGGTAGCCGAGATCGGCGCGCAACGCCTTCAGCAGCGGAAACGACAGCCCGAACGCATTGCGGATCCGTTCGTAGCCGCGGCGTTGGCCCCATCTGGTCGTGTTCGCGTTGAAATAGCTTTCATGCGTCGCGAACAGCGCCAGGCCGCCGCGCGTGAGCGGACGGGTGAAGCGCAGTTGCGGCCTCACCCGGAATCCCACCTCGTTGCCGCTCGAATTGAAGCGCTGCTCGAACCGAGCGCGCACGGCGAAGCCGCTGCCGAGTGCCACCGTCACCATCTGGCGCAGTCGCTCCTCGTTGGGCAGCGCATGGCCATGGTCCCAGTCCTCGACGTGGCGATAGCCGAAGGCGAGGTCGACGCCCTTCGCCACCGGCACGCTCGCGAGCCCGCCGATCTCCGAGTGGGAGAAGCCATCGGCATCATCGCTGAAGCGGCCGATCGTCTCGAAGGTCAGCGTCGTATCTCCCGTCTGCGTCGTCGCGTTTGCCTGCAGCCACAGCTGCTCGTCGGCCTGCTGCGCATGGGCGGCGGCCGGGGCGGTCAAGGCAAGAAGGGCAAGGCAGATGCGGCGCATCGGGACCTCGGGGTTTGAGCGGCTGTGCGGCAACGACGTCCGGTCTATAGAGGGGGCGATTCGGGGCAGCGGTAACACGGCTGTCGTCGGACTGTAATATCAGCATTTTGCCCTAGCCGGAGGCTTCATGAAATTCTTCGTCGACACCGCCGACACCGCCGAAATCCGCGATCTCGCCGAGAGCGGGCTGGTCGACGGCGTCACCACCAATCCCTCGCTGATCCACAAGGCGGGCCGTAACTTCCTCGAGGTGGTGAAGGAAATCTGCGCGATCACCGACGGTCCCGTCTCGGCCGAAGTGGTCGCGCTCGACCACGAAGGCATGATGCGCGAGGCCGAGGTGGTGCGGAAGATCGCCGACAACGTCGCGGTCAAGGTGCCGCTCACCATCGACGGACTCAAGACCTGCAAGGCGCTGACCGGCGATGGCACCATGGTGAACGTGACCCTGTGTTTCTCCGCCAACCAGGCGCTGCTCGCGGCCAAGGCGGGGGCGACCTTCGTCTCGCCGTTCGTGGGGCGGCACGACGACGTCGGGTTCGACGGGATGCAGCTCATCGCCGACATCCGCCAGATCTACGACAATTACGACTTCGACACCGAGATCCTGGTCGCGAGCGTGCGCCACCCGATCCACGTCTACGAGGCCGCACGGATCGGCGCCGACGTGATGACCGCCCCGCCCGCCGTGATCCGCCAGCTCGTCAAGCATCCGCTCACCGACAAGGGGATCGAGGGCTTCCTGGCCGACTGGGCGAAGACGGGGCAGACGATCGGCTAGAGCGCTTCGCGGTAATGCCCGCCGGCGGATCGCTCCGCCGACGGGCACCTTTCCTCCCCAGGAAAGCTTGGGAATGGCCGGCGCGAGGCGGGGGCTCCCGCGCCGGCCGGGACCTCAGCCGAGGCGGCCGAGGCGGTGGTAGAGGTTGCTGAACTTGGCCGAGCGCGGTTCGTCGGCGATCTTGCGGACATAATCGCCGATCGCTTCCTTCATCAGGCCGAAGTCCTCCGTCGAGAAGACGGCACGGCTGCGGGTCGGTTCTTGGGTCATCGGTCTTCTCCTTTCTTCATGGGTCTCAGGCGGCCACGGTGAACTGCGCGGCCTCGGTCGATTCGGCGAGCGCGGTGGTCGAGCTCTGGCCGCCGGCCAATGTGGTCGCGACCAGGTCGAAATAGCCGGTGCCGACCTCGCGCTGGTGCTTGGTGGCGGTGTAGCCGTTCGCCTCGCTCGCGAACTCGGCCTGCTGCAGCTCCGAATAGGCGGCCATGCCGCGATCCTTGTAGCCGCGCGCCAGCTCGAACATGCCGTGGTTGAGCTGGTGGAAGCCCGCCAAGGTCACGAACTGGAACTTGTAGCCCATCGCACCCAGCTCGCGCTGGAAGCGGGCGATGGTGTCCCGGTCGAGGTTCTTCTCCCAGTTGAAGCTCGGCGAGCAGTTGTAGGCGAGCAGCTTGTCCGGATGCTCCCGCCGGATCGCCTCGGCGAAGCGCCTGGCGTCGTCGAGGTTGGGATGCGAGGTCTCCCACCACAGCAGGTCGGCGTGGCTGGCGAAGGCGAGGCCGCGCTTGATGCAATGGTCGACGCCGGTGCCCTCCTTCAGCCGGAAGAAGCCCTCGGGCGTGCGCTCGCCGGTCAGGAACGCGCGGTCGCGCTCGTCGACGTCGGAGGTGATCAGCTTCGCACTCTCGGCATCGGTGCGGGCGATGACCAGCGTCGGCACGCCCGAGACGTCCGCCGCCAGCCGCGCCGCGTCGAGGTTGCGGACGTGCGCCTGGGTCGGGATCAGCACCTTGCCGCCGAGATGCCCGCACTTCTTCTCCGACGCGAGCTGGTCTTCGTAATGCACGCCCGCGGCGCCGGCGGCGATGTACGCCTTCATGATCTCGAAACAGTTGAGCGGCCCGCCGAAGCCGGCCTCGGCATCCGCCACGATCGGGGCGAACCAGTCGCGTGCCGCGCCGCCCTCCATATGCTCGATCTGGTCGGCGCGCTGCAGCGTCGCGTTGATGCGGCGCGCCAGCTCCGGCCCGGCATTGGCGGGGTAGAGCGACTGGTCCGGATACATCTGGCCCGCGGTGTTGGCATCGGCCGCGACCTGCCAGCCCGACAGGTAGATCGCCTTCAGCCCGGCGCGGACCATCTGCATCGCCTGGTTGCCGCTGAGCGCGCCGAGGGCGTTGACGTAATCCTCGCTCTTCAGCAGCTCCCACAGCTTGAGCGCACCGCGGCGGGCGAGCGTGTGCTCGACCGGCACCGAGCCGCGCAGCTTCGCGACATCGTCCGC
Coding sequences within it:
- a CDS encoding GNAT family N-acetyltransferase → MIETERLLLREIVPADAPFVLELHTDPDFRANIGDRGVHDLASAERYVEERPRASYARHGFGMWAVEGKAEGVPLGMCGLLKRDWLDHVDLGYAFLPAGRGRGYALEAARATMEWAAAQGLAPVLAIVNPDNLRSLALLDHLGFARRGRVEPPGETHSVLLLQKE
- the fsa gene encoding fructose-6-phosphate aldolase yields the protein MKFFVDTADTAEIRDLAESGLVDGVTTNPSLIHKAGRNFLEVVKEICAITDGPVSAEVVALDHEGMMREAEVVRKIADNVAVKVPLTIDGLKTCKALTGDGTMVNVTLCFSANQALLAAKAGATFVSPFVGRHDDVGFDGMQLIADIRQIYDNYDFDTEILVASVRHPIHVYEAARIGADVMTAPPAVIRQLVKHPLTDKGIEGFLADWAKTGQTIG
- a CDS encoding DUF1203 domain-containing protein; protein product: MTYRIRGLDPAPFRHLYGLDDAALAAEQVVRMKVTAKPDAPCRVELVDVDPGETVLLVNYEHLPVATPYRSAHAIFVREGAEDAAEFVDTIPEPLAIRLLSVRAFDADGMMTDADVFEGSELDRRIEEFFADPRVAYLHAHNAGRGCFAARIDRA
- a CDS encoding DUF2490 domain-containing protein; its protein translation is MRRICLALLALTAPAAAHAQQADEQLWLQANATTQTGDTTLTFETIGRFSDDADGFSHSEIGGLASVPVAKGVDLAFGYRHVEDWDHGHALPNEERLRQMVTVALGSGFAVRARFEQRFNSSGNEVGFRVRPQLRFTRPLTRGGLALFATHESYFNANTTRWGQRRGYERIRNAFGLSFPLLKALRADLGYLNQLRFGRRGARDRMDHAMTFAFNYSF
- the aceA gene encoding isocitrate lyase, translating into MPTTFEDLVPAPTGRFDGIVRSYSADDVAKLRGSVPVEHTLARRGALKLWELLKSEDYVNALGALSGNQAMQMVRAGLKAIYLSGWQVAADANTAGQMYPDQSLYPANAGPELARRINATLQRADQIEHMEGGAARDWFAPIVADAEAGFGGPLNCFEIMKAYIAAGAAGVHYEDQLASEKKCGHLGGKVLIPTQAHVRNLDAARLAADVSGVPTLVIARTDAESAKLITSDVDERDRAFLTGERTPEGFFRLKEGTGVDHCIKRGLAFASHADLLWWETSHPNLDDARRFAEAIRREHPDKLLAYNCSPSFNWEKNLDRDTIARFQRELGAMGYKFQFVTLAGFHQLNHGMFELARGYKDRGMAAYSELQQAEFASEANGYTATKHQREVGTGYFDLVATTLAGGQSSTTALAESTEAAQFTVAA
- a CDS encoding primosomal protein N', which encodes MARARVIVMNSALGPLDYRVPHGMEVEPGSIVVAPLGPRQLLGVAWEPDRLATEEVGDNRLRNLLAVADAPPIPAPLRRLVEWTADYYLAPLAAVLRMALSSTSALEGGKTIVEYRATGEPPDRMTAQREQALERIGDRQGLIRELATIADVSEGVIRGLVKAGALEGIAVDLDSPYPEPDPNHAPPELTKDQAYAAGILQASVAAKDFEPFLLDGVTGSGKTEVYLEGVAEALREGKQALVLLPEIALTEPFLKRFHARFGVEPVAWHSGLRQSQRRRAWRQIAAGQAKVVVGARSALFLPYPRLGLIVVDEAHETSFKQEDGVHYHARDVAVMRGRFEGCPVVLASATPAIETRHQVELGRYRELKLPGRYGKAELPAIEAIDLLAEPPERGRWIAPRLVRAIDETLERGEQVLLFLNRRGYAPLTLCRTCGHRFQCPNCTAWMVEHRLIRRLACHHCGHVIPTPRACPECESEDSLVACGPGVERIADEARALFPDAKIAIVTSDTIWSPAKAAEFVGRMEAGDIDIVVGTQLVTKGYHFPNLTLVGVIDADLGLEGGDLRAAERTFQQIMQVAGRAGRGEKPGTVLVQTHAPKARVIEALVSGDAEAFYAAETEARRDADAPPFGRFAAIVVSSEDKAAADETARVIARAAPEVDGMDVFGPAPAPLAMLRGRHRFRLLVHATRQLDVQDVIRDWLGALDWPAKVRVAVDVDPYNFL
- a CDS encoding S1C family serine protease; its protein translation is MRFLLALFALLAFATPAHADDIAAAGRGVVRVVTIAVVEGEVVGFGHGSGFAVAPNRIVTNAHVVEPAARYPDNVLIGVVPSAGDKSYQGKLIAVDPARDLALIEFSGVSLPPLTLYAGPADEGDALIALGYPGNVDVATAQSMSDFIRPQSPVRSQGVYSGARSIAGVNMLLHTANIARGNSGGPLLDRCGRVIGVNSAITNGEQGDANFGFAIADSELTAFLREAKQPVASVGVPCLSIEDRLAADSAAAASAREQAEADAAAVAAQTRADREAALDQARDRNLTIRENFIGGATLLLVLGALGLGGAGLLATRRDPRARQAAIAGGALMAVAVIVFFLRPGFDPASVKVAAPKTRTTAADSGTGRMICTLDPARSRVTVSATQNVALSYGGDGCINGRTQYAEDGHGGWERVLVPDEEATVSVLGYQPATRTYTSTRYLLGDEAMSRARELRKGVTLKTCSADPAARAALASQQSAIRSSLPQRWNERLVYSCKAVP